The Sporosarcina sp. Te-1 DNA window TTGATGCTTAAAAGTGAAGAAGCTTTGGAGGTTGCCATCCAGCAAAAGCATGCACTTTCCTTGCTGTTATTTGATATTGATCTATTCAAGAGAATCAATGACCAATACGGCCATGCCGCAGGTGACGAGGCAATCCGGCATATCGTTCGATTGCCAAACGTCATATTCGACCAACAGATATTTTTGGGAGGTACGGAGGAGAGGAGTTTGTCATCTGTTTGCCTTCTACGTCCATTGAAGAAGCTTCTCAGGTGGCGGAACAAATTCGAGAGGATATTGAGCAGAATCCGCTTCGATTAAAGGAATTTGAATTGCGGATCACAGCCAGCTTCGGTGCCTCTTGCTTTCATAAAGAGGCAAACACAGTGAATGCAATATTGCAAAAAGCGGATCAAGCTTTATACGCATCCAAAGCCGCTGGGCGGAATGTCGTTTATGTGGCTGCAATCGATGAGTTGGTTCCGCTCCAAGCAGCAACGAAGAAGTTATAAGAAGCGGATTGCTTCAAATTAAAAACGCTTGGCTTCCCATCAGCCAAGCGTTCCTTATTGTATTAGACTCCTGCACCAAGGCCGATACGCGTTTGTTTCCCTGTGAACTCTTCATCGGGATAATACGCATGTTTCACAAGCAAGTTCGGTCCAAGGCAACGGACTTGTGGACAGTGGCAGTTGACAGATCGCGCGAGCGGGCTCTCCAGCCATTTGTCCAGCAAGCCGGGGAGTGCATCGGTTTGGATGTTCCCCATCGGCTTCACATCACCGAAGTCCGTTACAATGACATCCCCAGAAAATATATTAACATTTAGGCGTGATCGGCCGTCCGGGTCATTACGGACTGACACATTCGGCGCCTGATACAAGCGTTCCAGCAATTCCAGATCTTCCTGCACGCCACTGCATGGATAGAACGGCAGCGTCCCGAACAGCATCCATATGGATTCATCTCGGTTATCTAGCAACCGGTGAATGGCAGTACGAATTTCATCAAGCGGCAGCACTTCAAGCTGTGACGCAAAGTCAACCGGATACATCGGATGGATTTCATGTCGGCTGCATTTCATCTCATCCACCACTTGACGGTGAATCTTCTCTAAATAAGGCGCAGTTCTTTTATTAAGCATTGTTTCTGCCGATACGAAAACGCCCGCTTCTGATAAGGCACGGCTATTATCAATCATCCGCTGGAATTGTTCCGCCCGCTTCTCGACCGGCGGCTTCCGTTCCATATTGGCGAACCCGCCTTCAATAAAATCATCAACGGTTCCCCAGTTATGTGAAATATGCAAGACGTCCAAGTAAGGGGCAATCTCCATATAGCGCTCGAGAGGCATGGTGAGGTTCGAATTCATCTGTGTTTTGACGCCGCGCTCATGAGCATATTGAAGTAACGGCCGCACATACTGTTCAACTGACTTCTTTGAAAACATCGGTTCTCCGCCTGTAATGCTGATCGTACGCAAATGCGGAATTTCCTCCAAACGGGAAATGAGCAATTCAATCGGCAATGCATCCGGATCCTTGAGGGCCAGCATATCCCCAACCGCACAATGTTCACAGCGCATATTACAAAGATACGTAGTCGTAAACTCGATACTTGATAAGGTTAACTTCCCGTATAAATCCATATCCATATACGCTTCCCATGGATCCGTCTTCGGTGTCATCTTCATCAATTCTTCAACTCTTTCATTTGGATTCTGATTCATTATACACCGTCTGTCAAATGACTGAAGCTTTTGGCGAGTGATAGATTTATATTAGGAAGCTTCTCTAGTTATTTTTTCTTAAGTTCTACTTCCCCAATTCCTTCCACAACTAATGTCACTTGATCGTAACTATCATTTGCTGTTACCGGGAAATTAGCAGAAATGATTGTTTGCCCCTTCTTCGAATCCATCGAGAACCCACCAGGATAATAGCCATTACCCTCTTCGTCCACGAGCTTCATGGACCATACGAATGGAGTCTCATCCTCATATACTTGGCCCATTGTAAATTGGACGTTCA harbors:
- the yfkAB gene encoding radical SAM/CxCxxxxC motif protein YfkAB, which codes for MNQNPNERVEELMKMTPKTDPWEAYMDMDLYGKLTLSSIEFTTTYLCNMRCEHCAVGDMLALKDPDALPIELLISRLEEIPHLRTISITGGEPMFSKKSVEQYVRPLLQYAHERGVKTQMNSNLTMPLERYMEIAPYLDVLHISHNWGTVDDFIEGGFANMERKPPVEKRAEQFQRMIDNSRALSEAGVFVSAETMLNKRTAPYLEKIHRQVVDEMKCSRHEIHPMYPVDFASQLEVLPLDEIRTAIHRLLDNRDESIWMLFGTLPFYPCSGVQEDLELLERLYQAPNVSVRNDPDGRSRLNVNIFSGDVIVTDFGDVKPMGNIQTDALPGLLDKWLESPLARSVNCHCPQVRCLGPNLLVKHAYYPDEEFTGKQTRIGLGAGV